In Catenulispora sp. GP43, the DNA window CGAAGACCAGCAGCGGCACGATCACCACGACCAGCCATCCGCCCTCGCCGAACTTGGAGATCAGCTCGATCACCAACGCCGCGAACGTCAGCACCGCGCCGGTGCCGTTGATCGCCACCCGGCGCCGCCAGCCCGGGCTCCGCTCCCGGCGCCAGTGCCGGACCATGCCGGCCTGGGAGATGGTGAAGCCGATGAACACCCCGATGGCGAACACCGGCACCAGGGTCTGGGTGTCGCCCTTGGCCCCGACGAGCAGGATCGCGGCCAGGCCGGCCAGGATCAGCACGCCCCAGCGGTAGACCTGGCGGTCGGCGCGCAGCGCGAACACGTGCGGCGCGTAGTTGTCCCGGGCCAGCAGGCTGGTGAGGACCGGCATCCCGCCGAAGGAGGTGTTGGCGGCCAGGGCCAGCAGGATCATGGTCACGAACTGGACCGCGAAGAAGGCCGCGTTGTGGCCGAGCGCGGCGTCGGTGAGCTGGGCCAGGACCGTCTTGGACGGGTCCGGGGCGACGTGGAACTTGCGGATCAGCAGCGCCAGGCCGATGAGCATGACGCCCAGCAGGGCGCCGAGCGCGGACTCGGTGCGCTGCGCGCGCTTGACCCGCGGCTTGCGGAACGTGGGCACGGCGTTGGCGATGGCCTCGACGCCGGTCAGCGCGCTGCATCCGGAGGCGAACGCCTTGAGCAGCAGCAGGACGCCGACGCTCTCGGCGTTGGCGGCGGCCACGACGTGCCCGGTGGGCGCGGTCGCGGGGTGCGAACGGACCAGACCGACCACGATCACCGCCATGATCGCGACGATGAACAGCACGGTCGGGACGATGAACGCCTTCGCCGACTCCGCGACGCCGCGCAGGTTGATGCCGGTGATGGCCAGCAGCACCGCCACGCACAGCCAGACCCGGTCGCCGTAGAGCGACGGGTAGGCGCTGGTCAGGGCGGCGACGCCGGCCGAGACCGACACCGCGACGTTCAGGACGTAGTCGATGATCAGGCTGGCCGCCGCGACCAGCGCCACGTTCTTGCCGAGGTACTTCCCGGCCACCGCGTACGCGCCGCCGCCTTCGGGGAACGCCGCGATCACCTGGCGGTAGGAGAAGGTGAGGAAGCCCAGCAGCCCGGCGATCGCGAGGGTGACCGGCAGGGTGAAGCCCAGGCCGTGCGCGCCGGCGACGGCCAGGACCACGACGATCGCCTCGGGGCCGTAGGCCACGGAGGCCAGGGCGTCCAGGGACAGCGCCGCCAGGCCCTGGGAGACGGTGAGGCGGTCGTGCTCCCGGTCGCCCTCCGGAACGGGAGTCGCCGGGTCGTCTGCCGCCAGTGCCTCGCGGCCGACCTGTCCTGCGGTCACGGGAACCCCTCGAAGCTTGTGACGTGGTTGAACGTCTCCAGATTGACATCCGGCGCGGGGACGAATCGGGCAGTCGCCGTTTGCATGGCGCTTGCGTTGCGCGACGGCAGGCGCCGTGCCGGACTACCGTGGATGCTGTGGTGGTCCTCGGCTTCGTGCTGCTGCTCGGCGGGCTGATCGCGCTGCTGGCCGGCGCGCTGGAGCTGCGCTGGCGCCGGCGCGTGCGGGCCGAGGGCGTGGCGGTCTTCGCCCGGATAGTCGATCGCCCGCTCGGCCCCGAGGACTCCCCGGACGGCTACCGCCCGATGCTGGCGTTCACCACCGAGGACGGCCGCGCCGTGGAGGTCTTCTCCCCGCGGCGGGTCACCGGCGAGGCGGTGCTGGTGCACTACGACCCCGCGGATCCGGCGCAGGTGGTGGTCTTCGGCTCGCGGGGACGGGTCGACGTGGCTTTCGTGGTCGCGGGGGTGCTGGCTTGTGTGGGGGCTGTGGTCGGGATTGTGCTGGCGCCGTAGGGTGCTGGCGCATGGGCAACACCTTCCCCGGCGGCGCGCACGAGATCTCCCTGTCGAACGGCAACACGTCAGTGTTCGTCGACGTGATGATGCTCGCCGCGTCGGCCACGGTCAGCACCGAGTGGGGTTACCGGTTCGCCGGCCGCATCGCGTTGTCGGACCAGAACGTCTTCGGGCTCGGTACGGCGGGGTTCGCTCTCGAGGACCTCGACTGGGGGCAGCCCGGCGAGAACGCGGCGGCCAACAAGCGCCTCGTGCTCGACACCCTCGCGCTGGCCGCGAGCCGGTACCGCTGGGACGAACTCGACTACTTTCCGCCGCTGATCGAGGATGTCCTGCGGCGGTTCCAGGCCATGGTCGGGGATTTCGACACCACCTCCGCCGCGCCGGACCTCGACGACTCTCTCTTCCCCGGCCCCGAAGAAGTGGTCGCCCGCTCCTGCCTGCGCCACCGGGTCCTCGCCCCGCTGGTCGCCATCCCCGATTGCGTGTTCTGCGACGGGCGTTAGAACCGCGAAGGGGCGGGACCAGTACGCCCCCGCGCGTACCGAATCCCGCCGCCTTGGCGCCGGCGCACCGCCGGTGTCCTGTCAGCTCTGAGCCGTGGTGACCGGGTGGGTCTTGTCCAGGGCCAGGTTCAGGGTCACGACGTTCACGTACTGCTCGCCGAGGAAGCCCAGGGAGCGGCCGGTGGTGTTGTCCTTAACCAGGTTGTCCACCGTGGCCACGTCCACGCCGCGGGCCTTGGCGACCGAGGCGGCCTGGTCGTCGGCGTTCTGCACCGAGATGCCGGGGTCCATGCCGGAGGCCGAGGCGGTGACCGCGTCCTCGGGCACCTTGGTCGGGTCGATGTCGTACGCCTTGGCGTAGGCGGCGATCCGGCCCTCGATGGTGTTCTTCAGCGTGGCACTGTCGGTGCCCAGGTTCGATCCGGCCGAGTAGGAGTAGTTGCATCCGGGGTCGCTGGAGTTGGCCGAGTTGGTGGCATCGGACGGCCGGGCCTGGAAGTACTGCGGCAGGGCGTTGCCGGACTTGTCGACGTACTGCTGGCACAGCAGCGACGAGGCGACCACCTGTCCCTGCGCGTTCTTGATGAGCGAGCCGTTGGCCTTGTCCTTGAAGGCCAGCTGCGCGATACCGGTGACCAGCAGCGGGTAGGCGATCCCGAGGATCACCGTGAACACCAGCATGGCCCGGATGGCGGCGGTGTGCCGCCGGATTGCTGCTCCGAGTTTCATGGTCGGCTCCTTCCTACTTCAGTCCGGGGATGTACATGACGACCAGGTCGATCAGTTTGATCCCGACGAACGGCAGCGCCAGGCCGCCGGCGCCGTAGATCCACAGGTTGCGGCGCAGCAGCGCGGCCGCCGAGGAGGGCTTGTAGCGCACGCCGCGCAGCGCCAGCGGGATCAGGCCGATGATGATCAGGGCGTTGAAGATGATGGCGCTGGTGATCGCCGACTTCGGCGAGTGCAGGCCCATGATGTTGAGCACGTGCAGGCCCGGGTAGATCACCGTGAACATGGCCGGGATGATCGCGAAGTACTTCGCGACGTCGTTGGCGATGGAGAAGGTGGTCAGGGCGCCGCGGGTGATCAGCAGCTGCTTGCCGATCTCGACGATCTCGATCAGCTTGGTCGGGTTGGAGTCCAGGTCCACCATGTTCCCGGCCTCCTTGGCGGCCGAGGTGCCGGTGTTCATGGCCACGCCCACGTCGGCCTGCGCCAGGGCCGGGGCGTCGTTGGTGCCGTCGCCGGTCATCGCGACCAGCTTGCCGCCCTCCTGCTCCTTCTTGATCAGCGCCATCTTGTCCTCGGGCGTGGCCTCGGCCAGGAAGTCGTCGACCCCGGCCTCCTCGGCGATGGCCTTGGCGGTCAGCGGGTTGTCACCCGTGATCATGACCGTCTTGATGCCCATCTGCCGCAGTTCGGCGAACCGCTCGCGGATGCCTTCCTTGACGACGTCCTTCAGGTGGATGACGCCCAGGGTGCGGGCCGGCTTGCCGGGCACGAACTCGGCCACCACCAGCGGGGTGCCGCCGGCGCCGGAGATGGCGTCGACCGCCTGGCCGACCTCGTCGGTGGGGTGTCCGCCGTTGTCGCGGACCCACTTCATCACCGCCGCTCCGGCGCCCTTGCGGACCTGGCGGCCGTCGGCGAGGTTGACCCCGGACATGCGGGTCTGTGCGGTGAAGGGCACGAACTCCGCGCCGGTCAGCTCACCCTGGTGGCGCTCGCGCAGCCCGTAAGCCGTCTTGGCCAGCACCACGATCGAGCGGCCCTCGGGTGTCTCGTCAGCCAGCGACGAGAGCTGCGCGGCGTCGGCCAGGGCGTCCTTGTCCACCCCGGCCACCGGCACGAACTCGCTGGCCTGGCGGTTCCCGAGGGTGATCGTCCCGGTCTTGTCCAGCAGCAGGGTGTTGATGTCGCCGGCGGCCTCGACCGCGCGGCCGGACATCGCCAGCACGTTGCGCTGGACGAGCCGGTCCATGCCGGCGATGCCGATCGCGGAGAGCAGCGCGCCGATCGTGGTCGGGATCAGCGCCACCAGCAGCGAGACCATGACCACCAGCGACTGCGCGGCACCGGCCCAGGTGGCCATCGGCTGCAGGGTCACCACGGCCAGCAGGAAGACGATGGTCAGCGAGGCCAGCAGCACGTTCAACGCCAGCTCGTTCGGCGTCTTCTGCCGGTTCGCGCCCTCGACCAGGCTGATCATCCGGTCGATGAAGGTCTCCCCCGGCTTGGAGGTGATCTTCACAACGATCCGGTCCGACAGCACCTTGGTCCCGCCGGTCACCGCCGACCGGTCACCGCCGGACTCCCGGATCACCGGGGCCGACTCGCCGGTGATCGCCGACTCGTCCACCGAGGCCACGCCCTCGACGACGTCACCGTCGCCGGGGATGACCTGCCCGGCCTCCACCACCACGAAGTCGCCGAGCCGCAACTCGGTACCAGGGACCTCGGTCTCGGTGCCGGACTGACCCGGGGACCAGGACGCCAGGCGCCGGGCCACGGTCGTGGTCTTGGCCTTGCGCAAGGTGGCGGCCTGCGCCTTGCCGCGGCCCTCGGCCACGGCCTCGGCCAGGTTGGCGAACACCACGGTCAGCCACAGCCACACCGTGATGACCCAGGCGAACACCGAGGGCTTGGTGACGGCCTCGTACGTGGTCAGCGCGGAGCCGACCTCGACGACGAACATCACCGGGTTCTTCATCATGACCCGGGGGTCGAGCTTCTTCAGGGCGTCCGGAAGCGACTTCCAGAGCATCTTCGGGTCCAGGAACCCGCCGCCGACGCGGCGCGGTTCACCGCCCGGGTTGTGCTGCGGGGCCCGCGGCGCGGGGGCAGCTTCCGTCAGGGTGTTGGCAGACATCAGTGCAGTCCTTCAGCGAGCGGCCCGAGCGACAGGGCCGGGAAGTAGGTGAGGCCGACGACCAGCAGCACGGTGCCCAGCAGCATCCCCGCGAACAGCGGCGAGGCGGTCTTGAGCGTGCCCTCGGTCTCCGGGACCGGCTTCTGCTTGGCCAGCGACCCGGCCAGCGCCAGCACCCAGATCATCGGCAGGAACCGGCCGAACATCATGGCCAGCGCGCCGGCGGTGTTCCACCAATGGGTGTTGCCGGACAGCCCCCCGAAGGCCGAGCCGTTGTTGTTGCCCATCGAGGTGAAGGCGTACAAGATCTCGGAGAAGCCGTGTGGCGACGGACTGCCGTCGGGCCCCAGGTTCCCGGAGCTGATCGAGGCGGTCTCGCCCTTCAGCGCCATCGCCAGACCGGTGAAGATGAGCACCACGGCGGGGGTGGTGAGGATGTACAGCGCCGCGTACTTCATCTCGGTCGGGCGGATCTTCTTGCCCAGGTACTCCGGCGTGCGGCCGACCATCAGACCGGCGATGAACACCGTGATGATCGCCAGGATCAGCATGCCGTACAGGCCCGAGCCGGTTCCGCCGGGCGCGATCTCACCCAGCATCATGTTGAACATGGCCGCACCGCCGCCGAACGGCGTGTACGAGTCGTGCCAGGAGTTGACCGCACCAGTGGACGTCAACGTCGTGGACGTCATGAACAAGGTCGAGGCCGGGATGCCGAACCTGGACTCCTTGCCCTCCAGCGCGGCGTGGCCGTCGGCCAGGTTGATGCCGTGGTGGTGCACCTCGAAGAACGTCGAGAACGCCAGCGACCCGATCCAGATGATCGCCATCACCGACAGGATCGTGTAGCCCTGCTTGTGCGAGCCGACCATCTTGCCGAAGGTGCGCGGCAGCGCGAAGCCGATCACCAGCAGCAGATAGATCTCGATCAGGTTCGTGAACGCCGTGGGGTTCTCGAACGGATGCGCGGAGTTGGCGTTGAAGATGCCGCCGCCGTTGGTACCGAGCTCCTTGATGACCTCCTGGGAGGCGGTCGCGCCGGTGTACAGGTTCTGGTTGCCGTTGAGCGTGTGCACCACGGTCATGTGGTCGCCCAGGGACTGCACCGAACCGCAGGCGACGAGGATCACCGCGAAGACGATCGAGAACGGCAGCATCAGCCGGATCAGGACCCGGGTCAGGTCCACCCAGAAGTTGCCCAGACGGTCGGTCCTGCTCCGCGTGAAGCCGCGGATCAGGGTCGCGACCACCGCGATGCCGACCGAGGCCGACACGAAGTTCTGCACCGCCAGGCCCGTCGCCTGCGCGACGTAGCCCAGCGTGTTCTCGCCGCCGTAGTTCTGCCAGTTGGTGTTGGTCACGAACGAGGCAGCCGTGTTGTACGCCAGGTCGGCCTGCATCTTCGGCATGCCCAGCGCCATCATCAGGTGGTCCTGCACCCGCAGCAGCAGGTACAGCAGCAGGATCCCGACCGCGGAGATGGCGAACACCGACCGCAGGTACGTGCCCCAGGTCTGGTCCGCCTCGGCGTCCACGCCCATCGTCTTGTACAGGACCTTCTCCGCCCGAAGGTGCTTCTTCGAGGTGAGAATGTGCGCCATGTAGTCGCCCAGCGGCCGGTAGGACACGGCCAGCAGGAGGACCAGCGCGGCGACTTGGAGCAAGCCGGCCCAGGTGTCCGACATCAGAACTTCTCCGGGAGGATCAGGGCCGCTATGAGATAGCCGACCAGCAGGACCGACACGATCAGGCCGATGATGTTCTCAGCGCTCAAGACGCTCGACCCCCTTGATGATCAACGCGAGAAGCGCGAAGAACGCGATCGTGATCCCGACGAAAATCACGTCGGCCATCAGGTGCTCCTTGGATTCGGGGACTTGGGTACTCCAGTCAGTGAACCCGCGGAGATTGCGCGCATTGGACCCGCAAGCGGTATGCAAACGCGCAGGCTGTGGATGCGCACACCCCCCAAACGTGCGGCGTGGTAATCGCGCGCTTACTATCCGTGAAGTGAGCGACATACCGGTGATCCGCCACGCCGACCTGATCCTGCGCGGCGGCCGCATCCACACCCTGGACGCCGCCGACACGGTGGTCTCCTCGCTGGCCGTGGCCGGCGACCGGGTCGCGGCGGCCGGGGACGACCGCGAGACCGCCGCGCTGCTGGGCCCGGGCACCGAGGTGATCGACCTGGCCGGCCGGGTCGTCGTCCCGGGCCTGCACGACTCCCACCTGCACCTGGCCGACGCCGGCAACTCCTGGAACCTGCAGGTCCGCTGGGACGGCGTGCCGTCCCTGGCCGACGCCCTGCGCCTGCTCGCGGTCCGCGCCGCCGAGGCCGCCCCGGGCCAGTGGGTCCAGGTGATCGGCGGCTGGTCGCAGGCCCAGTTCGCCGAGCACCGCCTGCCCACCCCGGCGGAGATCGAATCGGTGTCGCAGGACGTCCCGGTCCTGGTGGTCTTCCTGGACACCGGAGCTTTCCTGAATCAAGCGGCGCTGCGGGCCCTGGGCTACGACAAGACCACCCCGGACCCGCCGGGCGGCGAGATCCAGCGCGACCGGGACGGGAACCCCACCGGGCTGCTGATCGCCAAGCC includes these proteins:
- a CDS encoding APC family permease yields the protein MTAGQVGREALAADDPATPVPEGDREHDRLTVSQGLAALSLDALASVAYGPEAIVVVLAVAGAHGLGFTLPVTLAIAGLLGFLTFSYRQVIAAFPEGGGAYAVAGKYLGKNVALVAAASLIIDYVLNVAVSVSAGVAALTSAYPSLYGDRVWLCVAVLLAITGINLRGVAESAKAFIVPTVLFIVAIMAVIVVGLVRSHPATAPTGHVVAAANAESVGVLLLLKAFASGCSALTGVEAIANAVPTFRKPRVKRAQRTESALGALLGVMLIGLALLIRKFHVAPDPSKTVLAQLTDAALGHNAAFFAVQFVTMILLALAANTSFGGMPVLTSLLARDNYAPHVFALRADRQVYRWGVLILAGLAAILLVGAKGDTQTLVPVFAIGVFIGFTISQAGMVRHWRRERSPGWRRRVAINGTGAVLTFAALVIELISKFGEGGWLVVVIVPLLVFGMLRVHRAYRIVGDVLGLGLRPEPAVEQQALVVVPVGAVSRLTQEAMSAALSLGDGVIAVTVRYSDEDDAAECERLQAAWRAWQPDVPLEVLTTHRRSLTRPMVDYLNRLAATAPASPGGFERIMVLIPEVEPRRAWHRLLHNQRGAVLDRAIRRHTEAIVCRMRFHIKGW
- a CDS encoding DUF3592 domain-containing protein, translated to MVVLGFVLLLGGLIALLAGALELRWRRRVRAEGVAVFARIVDRPLGPEDSPDGYRPMLAFTTEDGRAVEVFSPRRVTGEAVLVHYDPADPAQVVVFGSRGRVDVAFVVAGVLACVGAVVGIVLAP
- the kdpC gene encoding K(+)-transporting ATPase subunit C; amino-acid sequence: MKLGAAIRRHTAAIRAMLVFTVILGIAYPLLVTGIAQLAFKDKANGSLIKNAQGQVVASSLLCQQYVDKSGNALPQYFQARPSDATNSANSSDPGCNYSYSAGSNLGTDSATLKNTIEGRIAAYAKAYDIDPTKVPEDAVTASASGMDPGISVQNADDQAASVAKARGVDVATVDNLVKDNTTGRSLGFLGEQYVNVVTLNLALDKTHPVTTAQS
- the kdpB gene encoding potassium-transporting ATPase subunit KdpB, producing the protein MSANTLTEAAPAPRAPQHNPGGEPRRVGGGFLDPKMLWKSLPDALKKLDPRVMMKNPVMFVVEVGSALTTYEAVTKPSVFAWVITVWLWLTVVFANLAEAVAEGRGKAQAATLRKAKTTTVARRLASWSPGQSGTETEVPGTELRLGDFVVVEAGQVIPGDGDVVEGVASVDESAITGESAPVIRESGGDRSAVTGGTKVLSDRIVVKITSKPGETFIDRMISLVEGANRQKTPNELALNVLLASLTIVFLLAVVTLQPMATWAGAAQSLVVMVSLLVALIPTTIGALLSAIGIAGMDRLVQRNVLAMSGRAVEAAGDINTLLLDKTGTITLGNRQASEFVPVAGVDKDALADAAQLSSLADETPEGRSIVVLAKTAYGLRERHQGELTGAEFVPFTAQTRMSGVNLADGRQVRKGAGAAVMKWVRDNGGHPTDEVGQAVDAISGAGGTPLVVAEFVPGKPARTLGVIHLKDVVKEGIRERFAELRQMGIKTVMITGDNPLTAKAIAEEAGVDDFLAEATPEDKMALIKKEQEGGKLVAMTGDGTNDAPALAQADVGVAMNTGTSAAKEAGNMVDLDSNPTKLIEIVEIGKQLLITRGALTTFSIANDVAKYFAIIPAMFTVIYPGLHVLNIMGLHSPKSAITSAIIFNALIIIGLIPLALRGVRYKPSSAAALLRRNLWIYGAGGLALPFVGIKLIDLVVMYIPGLK
- the kdpA gene encoding potassium-transporting ATPase subunit KdpA — translated: MSDTWAGLLQVAALVLLLAVSYRPLGDYMAHILTSKKHLRAEKVLYKTMGVDAEADQTWGTYLRSVFAISAVGILLLYLLLRVQDHLMMALGMPKMQADLAYNTAASFVTNTNWQNYGGENTLGYVAQATGLAVQNFVSASVGIAVVATLIRGFTRSRTDRLGNFWVDLTRVLIRLMLPFSIVFAVILVACGSVQSLGDHMTVVHTLNGNQNLYTGATASQEVIKELGTNGGGIFNANSAHPFENPTAFTNLIEIYLLLVIGFALPRTFGKMVGSHKQGYTILSVMAIIWIGSLAFSTFFEVHHHGINLADGHAALEGKESRFGIPASTLFMTSTTLTSTGAVNSWHDSYTPFGGGAAMFNMMLGEIAPGGTGSGLYGMLILAIITVFIAGLMVGRTPEYLGKKIRPTEMKYAALYILTTPAVVLIFTGLAMALKGETASISSGNLGPDGSPSPHGFSEILYAFTSMGNNNGSAFGGLSGNTHWWNTAGALAMMFGRFLPMIWVLALAGSLAKQKPVPETEGTLKTASPLFAGMLLGTVLLVVGLTYFPALSLGPLAEGLH
- the kdpF gene encoding K(+)-transporting ATPase subunit F; the protein is MSAENIIGLIVSVLLVGYLIAALILPEKF